From a region of the Methanoculleus receptaculi genome:
- a CDS encoding carboxymuconolactone decarboxylase family protein: MKPDTEKLVEDFLAQTDDLSDEITEDVREMLGVVPFIFGVLRKRPEVFALSALADYRISRPDSLDPKVAELVAVAAAAGAGAESCLKVHMGAALKEGASPEQILDVLLIAGMIGKTRILATTLRQFRDVCGEGGGGRE; the protein is encoded by the coding sequence ATGAAACCCGATACCGAAAAACTTGTAGAAGATTTCCTTGCTCAGACCGACGACCTCAGCGATGAGATCACAGAGGATGTCCGGGAGATGCTCGGGGTTGTGCCTTTCATCTTCGGGGTGCTGCGCAAACGCCCTGAGGTCTTTGCTCTCTCCGCTCTTGCCGATTATCGGATCTCCCGGCCTGATTCTCTCGACCCGAAGGTTGCTGAGCTGGTTGCCGTTGCGGCCGCGGCAGGCGCAGGAGCGGAGAGTTGCCTGAAGGTTCACATGGGGGCCGCGCTGAAGGAGGGTGCCTCGCCGGAACAGATCCTGGATGTCCTCCTGATCGCCGGAATGATAGGCAAGACACGCATCCTTGCCACCACCCTACGCCAGTTCAGGGATGTCTGTGGTGAGGGGGGAGGCGGGCGGGAGTAG
- the thiC gene encoding phosphomethylpyrimidine synthase ThiC — MGLIEDARRGVITEEMRTVARVEGVTEDFVRRGVAEGHIVIPVSPYRKVKICGIGEGLRTKVNASIGTSSDIVDIDMEVEKARQAERAGADTLMELSTGGDFTEIRRRVIEATSLSVGSVPLYQAFIEAARKYGAVVNMEEDDLFRITAEQAKAGTNFMAIHTGINYETMKRLQNQGRHGGLVSRGGAFMTAWMLHNEKENPLYAEFDYLLEILKEHEVTLSFGNGMRAGAIHDATDRAQIQELLINAELADKAHAEGVQSIIEGPGHIPIDEIEANVIIQKRVTNRKPFYMLGPLVTDVAPGYDDRVAAIGAALSSSYGADFICYVTPAEHLALPTPEEVYEGVISARIAAHVGDMVKLKKRDADLEMGHARRDLDWERQFAVAINPERARAIRQERMPADADACTMCGDYCALKIVGRHFNF, encoded by the coding sequence ATGGGTCTCATAGAAGATGCCCGGCGCGGCGTCATCACTGAAGAGATGCGCACCGTTGCGAGAGTGGAGGGTGTAACCGAAGATTTTGTCAGGCGCGGTGTGGCCGAGGGGCACATAGTCATCCCGGTATCCCCCTACCGGAAGGTGAAGATCTGCGGTATCGGCGAGGGGCTTCGCACAAAGGTCAACGCGAGTATAGGCACGTCATCGGACATCGTCGATATCGATATGGAGGTGGAAAAGGCACGGCAGGCCGAACGCGCCGGTGCCGATACACTGATGGAACTCTCGACCGGCGGGGATTTTACGGAGATCCGGCGCCGTGTCATCGAGGCGACCAGCCTCTCGGTGGGCTCGGTGCCGCTCTACCAGGCTTTCATCGAGGCCGCCAGGAAGTATGGGGCGGTCGTTAACATGGAGGAGGATGACCTCTTCCGGATCACGGCGGAGCAAGCGAAGGCCGGGACCAACTTCATGGCGATCCATACGGGGATAAACTACGAGACGATGAAACGCCTGCAGAACCAGGGGCGGCACGGCGGGCTTGTCTCACGGGGCGGGGCGTTCATGACCGCCTGGATGCTCCACAACGAGAAGGAGAACCCGCTCTATGCGGAGTTTGACTACCTTCTTGAGATCCTCAAGGAACACGAGGTCACGCTATCTTTCGGCAACGGTATGCGGGCAGGTGCGATTCACGACGCAACCGATCGCGCCCAGATCCAGGAACTGCTCATAAACGCGGAACTTGCCGATAAGGCGCACGCGGAGGGTGTGCAGTCGATCATTGAGGGGCCGGGGCATATCCCGATCGACGAGATCGAGGCAAACGTCATAATCCAGAAGCGGGTTACGAACCGAAAACCGTTCTATATGCTAGGTCCTCTGGTCACCGATGTCGCGCCAGGATATGACGACCGTGTGGCAGCCATAGGTGCCGCTCTCTCCTCGTCATATGGTGCTGACTTTATCTGCTATGTGACGCCCGCAGAGCACCTGGCGCTACCCACACCCGAGGAGGTCTACGAGGGCGTCATCAGTGCACGTATCGCCGCCCACGTTGGGGATATGGTCAAACTCAAGAAGCGTGACGCTGACCTGGAGATGGGCCATGCACGCCGCGATCTCGACTGGGAGCGGCAGTTTGCGGTCGCGATCAACCCCGAACGTGCCAGGGCGATCCGACAGGAGAGGATGCCCGCCGATGCCGATGCATGTACGATGTGCGGGGACTACTGTGCGTTAAAGATTGTCGGGCGGCACTTCAACTTCTGA
- a CDS encoding potassium channel family protein, with protein MTDVEYQPVSFKEVLIEMKDISELMIDLAYSAILFESKEIALEVINLEERMNGLVYQARIQSVLGTRRLEEAEAMSGMLQVVEAAERIANSASDMAKLILKDIKFPAELRRAMPAAEEIVTRLIVSQGSDLAGRTLGDLKVQSTTGMQVIAIRRGKGWIYDPDKNTRVEAGDILIARGPEAGKEILARMAGMMEYPGKEPSSTGEVDDLDRAVQLIIEMKNLSELSVGLAYTSLLFNNKEVAHEVVSLDSRLDDMRYDLDLWILEAARKIDDVRHLRGLLYMSAFTQAISDAAHSIVDVLLRDIEIPPLFKRIVRESDEIITRMRVEPSSPLVGRTLKEASLGTVTGMVVLAIKRGDHWVYRPGKSVRLESGDIIIAKGRRDGECRLYELTGHTADVPED; from the coding sequence ATGACTGACGTTGAATATCAGCCGGTTAGTTTCAAAGAAGTCCTGATCGAGATGAAGGACATCTCTGAGTTGATGATCGACCTGGCTTACTCCGCGATCCTATTCGAGAGTAAAGAGATTGCGCTCGAGGTGATCAATCTTGAGGAGAGGATGAATGGCCTTGTCTATCAGGCCAGGATCCAGAGTGTCCTCGGCACAAGAAGGCTTGAAGAGGCCGAGGCTATGAGTGGTATGCTCCAGGTGGTCGAAGCCGCAGAGAGGATCGCTAACTCGGCCTCGGATATGGCAAAACTCATCTTAAAGGATATCAAGTTCCCTGCAGAACTCAGGCGTGCCATGCCGGCGGCGGAGGAGATCGTCACCAGGCTCATTGTCAGCCAGGGGAGCGACCTTGCCGGCCGGACGCTCGGTGACCTCAAGGTCCAGAGCACGACCGGGATGCAGGTGATCGCCATCCGGCGTGGAAAAGGCTGGATCTACGATCCAGACAAGAACACACGGGTTGAGGCAGGCGATATCCTGATAGCACGCGGCCCTGAGGCCGGGAAGGAGATTCTTGCCCGGATGGCTGGGATGATGGAATATCCCGGAAAAGAGCCGTCGAGCACTGGTGAGGTCGACGACCTCGATCGCGCGGTTCAACTGATCATCGAGATGAAGAACCTCTCGGAACTCTCTGTCGGACTGGCCTACACCTCCCTTCTATTCAACAACAAGGAGGTGGCGCACGAGGTGGTCTCCCTGGACTCAAGGCTCGATGATATGCGCTACGACCTGGACCTCTGGATTCTCGAGGCCGCACGAAAGATTGATGATGTTCGCCACCTGCGCGGCCTTCTCTACATGTCAGCGTTTACGCAGGCGATCAGCGATGCAGCCCATTCGATAGTGGATGTGCTGCTTCGCGATATCGAGATCCCGCCGCTCTTCAAGAGGATCGTCCGGGAATCCGATGAGATCATCACGCGGATGCGCGTGGAGCCGTCGTCGCCGCTTGTGGGCAGGACCCTAAAGGAGGCTTCGCTCGGGACGGTGACCGGGATGGTTGTGCTCGCCATCAAGCGCGGTGATCACTGGGTATACCGCCCGGGAAAGAGTGTTCGACTGGAGAGCGGGGATATTATCATTGCGAAGGGCAGGCGGGATGGTGAGTGCCGGTTGTATGAACTTACCGGCCACACCGCTGATGTGCCCGAGGATTGA
- a CDS encoding anaerobic ribonucleoside-triphosphate reductase activating protein — translation MYVNFGGFVPLSTVDWHGRAACTVFLRGCPARCFYCHNIAIQGGEDIRDADEIVDMIRGSRMVAGAVVFSGGEPTMQGQALAYLAAAARKMGFSVGLHTNGVFPSVIEKLIEERLVDMIALDIKTTWDRYDDLLKLQAADAVKQSLAACKRAKATGSLETCEIVVTLFRGHEAELPEIAKAAGDLDLVLQQGVTAGFVPFSHQELKTLAAPLARRLRIRTREDGEVVYDPSR, via the coding sequence ATGTATGTAAACTTCGGAGGATTTGTCCCCCTAAGCACCGTTGACTGGCACGGAAGGGCGGCATGCACCGTCTTCCTGAGAGGATGCCCCGCGCGCTGCTTCTACTGCCACAACATCGCCATCCAGGGCGGCGAGGATATCCGCGATGCCGACGAGATCGTCGATATGATCCGGGGTTCACGCATGGTTGCAGGTGCCGTGGTCTTCTCAGGCGGCGAACCCACCATGCAGGGACAGGCGCTCGCCTACCTTGCTGCCGCCGCCCGCAAAATGGGGTTCTCCGTGGGGCTGCACACAAACGGCGTCTTCCCCAGCGTGATCGAGAAACTCATAGAAGAACGGCTGGTGGACATGATCGCGCTTGACATCAAGACGACCTGGGACCGCTACGATGACCTGCTGAAACTCCAAGCCGCAGATGCGGTGAAACAGTCCCTCGCCGCATGCAAACGGGCAAAGGCCACTGGCAGCCTTGAGACCTGCGAGATCGTGGTAACCCTATTCCGGGGTCACGAGGCCGAACTCCCCGAGATCGCAAAAGCGGCCGGCGACCTCGACCTTGTCCTCCAGCAGGGTGTGACCGCTGGGTTTGTCCCATTCAGCCACCAGGAACTCAAGACTTTGGCTGCGCCGCTTGCCCGGCGGCTACGTATCCGCACGCGGGAGGACGGAGAGGTCGTCTACGATCCGTCGCGGTAA
- the rnz gene encoding ribonuclease Z, producing MVRIAGETLHVYFLGTSGALPSPQRNPSCILIRRGSDTLLFDCGEGAQQQMMRARTGFTVDAIFITHWHADHFLGVFGLVETLAFTGRTEPLPVYGPPGVGEFVDVVQRIGRHTRSFPITAHTLEHGSIVPFNGYTVRAFATLHGIPGLGYLLEEDERPGRFNRDRAIELGVPPGPLFGRLQRGETVRIVRGGVETEVSPVEVLGEPRPGRKVVYTGDTRPLHESLDTATMIRDADLLIHDATFDDQERERAREVLHSTAGEAGEAADALGAHMLALVHISSRYTTTTNHIRDARRQYKGNVILPADLTVLEIPYRS from the coding sequence ATGGTTCGTATAGCCGGAGAGACGCTTCACGTCTACTTCCTGGGCACATCTGGCGCCCTCCCTTCGCCGCAGAGGAACCCTTCCTGTATACTCATACGGCGCGGCTCCGACACACTGCTCTTTGACTGCGGCGAGGGCGCCCAGCAGCAGATGATGCGCGCCAGGACAGGGTTTACCGTTGATGCCATCTTCATCACCCACTGGCACGCCGATCACTTCCTTGGCGTATTTGGGTTGGTCGAGACGCTTGCGTTCACAGGAAGGACAGAACCTCTCCCGGTGTATGGCCCGCCAGGGGTTGGTGAGTTTGTTGACGTGGTGCAGAGGATCGGCCGCCACACCCGGAGTTTCCCGATCACCGCCCACACCCTTGAACACGGTTCGATTGTCCCATTCAACGGCTACACCGTTCGGGCGTTTGCAACACTCCATGGAATCCCGGGGCTCGGCTATCTCCTTGAGGAGGACGAACGGCCCGGGAGGTTCAACCGCGACCGGGCGATCGAGCTCGGCGTCCCGCCCGGCCCGCTCTTCGGGCGGTTGCAGCGCGGTGAGACCGTTCGCATCGTCCGCGGCGGTGTGGAGACGGAGGTCTCGCCTGTAGAGGTTCTGGGCGAACCGCGGCCGGGGAGGAAAGTTGTCTATACCGGTGATACGCGGCCTCTCCATGAGAGTCTCGATACCGCAACGATGATCCGGGATGCGGATCTCCTGATCCACGACGCCACATTTGACGACCAGGAGCGCGAGCGCGCCCGTGAGGTTCTGCACTCGACCGCCGGTGAGGCGGGAGAAGCGGCCGATGCCCTGGGCGCCCATATGCTCGCGCTTGTGCATATAAGTTCCAGGTATACGACAACAACAAACCATATACGCGATGCCCGGCGACAGTATAAAGGCAATGTGATCCTCCCGGCCGATCTGACGGTGCTGGAGATACCCTACAGGAGTTGA
- a CDS encoding DHH family phosphoesterase, whose product MQNTDDTIVYRLGATCGLDEVEEGKTYLGWVQGFAPFGVFVQLNERVKGLVHKTNVKMKHTERDPIIVHVLQVRSNGNIDLEEVTPIVYQTENVIKKMPSVLLGDIGKRVGKTVMIRGEVAQIKQTSGPTIFTIVDESGTANAAAFIEAGVRAYPEIELGDIVAVTGEVMQRNNQLQIEVGSMIVLMPEEAAVVRERIEAALDKRAEPREIPFLVESEVLEALRPQMRKVAKEIRKAVFSSRPIVLRHHADADGICAAVAIEQAVTALLRESGADFDAEYFLFKRAPSKAPFYEIEDITRDLDFALKDSVRYGQKMPLILLMDNGSTEEDMPSLKMTRIYDLPVMVVDHHHPDEVVDDYLIAHVNPYHVGGDYGITAGMLGTEIARMVNPAIESQIRHLPAVAGVGDRSEAPERARYLAVAAPEYSEDDCRDIALALDYEQFWLRFGDGREIVKDILNLSGNPERHERLVDLLVEEANRAIEEQVEAIMPHAERRVLENGARLFMLDVELFAHRFTFPPPGKTSGEVHDRLVRAHPGEPIVTIGYGPDFAVLRSRGVMMNIPQMVRELRNEITGAGVSGGGHLVVGSIKFVEGMRDVVLENLIKKIGKAPI is encoded by the coding sequence ATGCAAAATACCGATGATACAATTGTTTATCGCCTTGGAGCAACCTGTGGCCTGGATGAGGTGGAGGAGGGAAAGACCTACCTCGGGTGGGTACAGGGGTTTGCCCCCTTCGGCGTCTTTGTCCAGTTAAATGAGAGGGTCAAAGGTCTTGTTCATAAGACCAACGTGAAGATGAAGCATACCGAGCGCGACCCCATCATAGTTCATGTCCTTCAGGTCAGGAGCAATGGCAACATCGACCTTGAGGAGGTCACGCCGATCGTCTACCAGACGGAGAATGTGATCAAGAAGATGCCCTCTGTGCTCCTTGGCGATATCGGGAAGAGGGTCGGAAAAACGGTGATGATCAGGGGGGAGGTTGCCCAGATCAAGCAGACCTCAGGCCCGACTATCTTCACGATTGTGGACGAGTCCGGCACGGCGAACGCAGCGGCTTTCATCGAGGCTGGAGTCCGTGCATATCCTGAGATCGAACTCGGGGACATTGTTGCAGTCACCGGCGAGGTGATGCAGCGCAACAACCAGCTCCAGATCGAGGTCGGGTCCATGATCGTCCTGATGCCCGAGGAGGCGGCAGTGGTCAGGGAGCGGATCGAGGCAGCACTTGATAAACGTGCGGAGCCCCGGGAGATCCCGTTCCTGGTTGAGAGCGAGGTTCTTGAGGCCCTGAGGCCGCAGATGCGCAAAGTGGCAAAGGAGATCCGCAAAGCGGTCTTCTCGTCGCGTCCGATCGTCCTGCGGCACCACGCAGATGCGGACGGTATATGCGCCGCCGTCGCCATTGAGCAGGCGGTGACCGCACTCCTCCGGGAGAGCGGCGCTGATTTTGATGCTGAGTATTTCCTCTTCAAACGTGCACCCTCGAAAGCTCCGTTCTATGAGATCGAGGACATCACGCGGGATCTTGATTTTGCCCTCAAAGACAGCGTCCGCTACGGTCAGAAGATGCCGCTGATCCTTCTGATGGACAACGGTTCAACCGAGGAGGATATGCCGTCGCTGAAGATGACAAGGATCTACGATCTCCCGGTGATGGTCGTGGATCACCACCATCCCGATGAGGTCGTGGACGACTACCTGATAGCGCACGTCAACCCCTACCATGTTGGCGGTGATTACGGGATCACGGCAGGGATGCTGGGGACGGAGATCGCACGTATGGTCAACCCGGCGATTGAGAGCCAGATCCGGCACCTGCCGGCGGTTGCGGGAGTCGGCGACCGGAGCGAGGCTCCGGAACGCGCGCGATACCTTGCGGTTGCTGCGCCGGAATATTCGGAGGACGATTGTCGTGATATTGCGCTCGCTCTCGACTACGAGCAGTTCTGGCTCAGGTTTGGTGATGGCAGGGAGATCGTCAAAGATATCCTGAACCTCTCGGGCAACCCTGAGCGCCACGAACGACTCGTTGATCTCCTGGTCGAGGAGGCGAACCGCGCGATTGAGGAGCAGGTTGAGGCCATCATGCCGCACGCCGAGAGGCGGGTGCTCGAAAACGGTGCCCGCCTCTTCATGCTCGATGTGGAACTTTTCGCTCACCGGTTCACCTTCCCGCCGCCGGGAAAGACCTCCGGTGAGGTGCACGACCGGCTGGTCAGGGCGCACCCCGGCGAACCGATCGTCACGATAGGCTACGGCCCGGACTTTGCTGTCCTGCGTTCACGTGGTGTTATGATGAACATCCCGCAGATGGTGCGTGAACTCAGGAACGAGATCACCGGTGCCGGTGTGAGCGGAGGGGGTCACCTTGTTGTCGGGAGCATCAAGTTTGTTGAGGGAATGCGTGATGTTGTGCTTGAGAATCTGATCAAAAAGATCGGTAAAGCACCAATCTGA
- a CDS encoding dephospho-CoA kinase encodes MKVIGIVGMPGSGKGEVSRIARELGIPVVVMGDVIRERAREAGLPPTDENLGAISAQVRTDLGMGAIARLTIPIIESQDAPVVLVDGIRGDREVAVFREHFPDFTLIAIDSSFETRYRRLAKRGRPDDTLTPDELRARDERELGWGLGRAFELADYRIENEGSLEEFTAEVRGLLSRLAGVDG; translated from the coding sequence ATGAAGGTCATTGGAATCGTTGGTATGCCCGGAAGCGGGAAAGGAGAGGTCTCAAGGATCGCCCGCGAGCTCGGGATACCTGTCGTGGTCATGGGGGACGTGATACGTGAACGGGCAAGAGAAGCCGGGCTCCCCCCCACAGACGAAAACCTTGGTGCGATCTCGGCGCAGGTGCGCACCGACCTCGGCATGGGTGCAATCGCCCGTCTCACAATCCCCATCATCGAGTCACAGGACGCTCCGGTGGTGCTGGTGGACGGTATCCGGGGTGACCGGGAGGTTGCGGTCTTCCGGGAGCATTTTCCGGATTTCACGCTCATCGCGATCGACTCGAGTTTTGAGACGCGTTACCGGCGCCTCGCGAAACGCGGCAGGCCGGATGATACCCTCACGCCGGATGAACTGCGCGCCCGTGACGAGCGGGAACTTGGCTGGGGGCTTGGTCGGGCATTTGAACTCGCGGACTATCGGATAGAAAATGAGGGTTCGCTTGAAGAGTTTACCGCAGAGGTCCGCGGCCTGCTATCCCGGCTGGCAGGGGTGGATGGATGA
- a CDS encoding sugar phosphate isomerase/epimerase family protein → MSLIPYFSASSKVWESFDWIYGVEEIGYAGWEIVADGNYRLDNPSNFTAIKECLASTGLLVSVHAPYSDLNLASLNHPIWRESIRQIRCCIRYAAELTDRVTIHPGYLSPLGKLAPDMVWRQQKAALDEIGKEAEDCGVLACVENMISIRDFLCRYPEEILGLTEGIPGIGITFDLGHANTNGLVDAFLAHIGEADHLHIHDNHGQSDEHLALGDGTIPWQKAGRTIARYYTGPVVIEGRNLDEARRSLAAFRRWFV, encoded by the coding sequence ATGAGTCTCATCCCGTATTTCTCCGCCTCCTCAAAAGTCTGGGAGTCATTTGACTGGATCTATGGGGTCGAGGAGATCGGGTACGCCGGCTGGGAGATAGTCGCCGACGGGAACTACCGCCTGGATAACCCTTCGAATTTCACTGCTATAAAGGAATGTCTCGCGAGCACCGGGCTTCTTGTGAGTGTTCACGCTCCTTACAGTGATTTGAACCTCGCCTCGCTCAACCACCCCATCTGGCGCGAGTCCATCCGCCAGATCCGCTGCTGCATCCGCTATGCGGCTGAACTGACCGACCGGGTGACGATTCACCCCGGATATCTTTCACCGCTGGGAAAACTTGCCCCCGATATGGTCTGGAGACAGCAGAAAGCCGCGCTTGATGAGATCGGAAAAGAGGCAGAGGATTGCGGCGTCCTGGCATGCGTTGAGAACATGATCAGCATCAGAGACTTCCTCTGCCGGTACCCCGAGGAGATCCTCGGTCTTACGGAGGGTATTCCCGGGATCGGGATCACCTTCGATCTCGGGCACGCCAACACCAACGGTCTTGTGGACGCGTTCCTTGCGCATATCGGAGAGGCTGACCACCTCCACATCCACGACAACCACGGGCAGTCGGACGAACACCTGGCGCTCGGTGACGGCACCATCCCCTGGCAGAAGGCCGGCCGGACCATCGCCCGTTATTATACCGGCCCGGTCGTCATCGAGGGCCGGAATCTCGATGAGGCGAGACGAAGCCTTGCGGCATTCAGGAGATGGTTCGTATAG
- a CDS encoding 5-formyltetrahydrofolate cyclo-ligase — translation MRLTKAELRMKAKEARSRLSPEEIARYSASIERRLIEVLDGFTTVMVYVSKPPEVETHGLIAALNSRSVRVVVPIIERETRSLRLSALPDPAVLVQSTFNVPEPIGHEIPVRPENIQAVVVPMLGFDSKGNRLGYGAGYYDRFLQRYPHPKKIGIAFSCQQVESIPADENDIMMDFIITEKVIIETTGSDAL, via the coding sequence ATGCGGTTGACAAAGGCTGAACTCCGTATGAAGGCAAAGGAGGCCCGCTCCCGCCTCTCCCCTGAAGAGATCGCCAGATACAGTGCCAGCATCGAGCGCAGGCTTATCGAGGTTCTTGACGGGTTTACGACTGTCATGGTCTACGTCTCAAAACCGCCGGAGGTCGAGACCCACGGCCTGATAGCGGCCTTAAACAGCCGGAGTGTCCGCGTCGTCGTTCCTATCATAGAGAGGGAGACCCGCAGCCTCCGTCTCTCCGCCCTCCCTGACCCCGCTGTCCTTGTCCAGAGCACGTTCAACGTCCCGGAACCGATCGGCCACGAGATCCCGGTAAGGCCGGAAAACATCCAGGCGGTCGTTGTCCCGATGCTTGGCTTCGATTCTAAGGGGAACCGCCTTGGATACGGTGCGGGTTACTACGATCGTTTCCTCCAGCGATATCCGCACCCCAAAAAGATTGGGATAGCCTTTTCCTGTCAGCAGGTGGAGAGCATCCCTGCTGACGAAAACGATATAATGATGGACTTCATTATCACGGAAAAAGTGATCATAGAAACCACTGGCAGCGACGCCCTATAG
- a CDS encoding magnesium transporter, with the protein MVILMEQGLFAGSRLILTGLCALLVSAAASSVAGIYLGSVRENLLLIPGLMVLLPSIIHIRGSIAGVLASRLSSAMHLGEFSVDFGEGSVLGDNIRVSFVVTILIAFVLGIFAYAASRIFGYPVIGVTDLVLISVVTGILAGTVVTGITLLIALASYRYGLDLDMIAAPTVTTFGDIITLPILMISAAFVMLLDPLARLILGGVAVGLTVATIIYTLHRPEGIGPIVRENIGLLIPLSVIGTMAGLTYSSSLDILVTTAAFLILIPPFTGILGSIGGILGSRLSTGMHTGEINPTFIPEGNVAHHFIISYLYTLILLPLLALIAHGAAVLMGSNSPGPGMLVIISLAAGLIVMTLVIGVAYITASLSFRYGLDPDNFGIPVITSLIDLIGAAALVAMIDLLL; encoded by the coding sequence ATGGTGATACTGATGGAGCAGGGGCTGTTTGCCGGGAGCCGCCTGATACTTACAGGTCTCTGCGCCCTGCTGGTCAGTGCCGCTGCATCCAGCGTAGCAGGCATATATCTTGGTTCAGTACGTGAAAACCTCCTGTTGATACCGGGACTGATGGTGCTCTTGCCCTCGATCATCCATATCCGCGGGAGCATCGCCGGCGTTCTTGCCTCCCGCCTCTCCTCTGCGATGCACCTCGGGGAGTTCTCCGTCGATTTTGGGGAGGGGAGCGTTCTCGGGGACAACATCCGTGTCTCCTTTGTGGTGACAATCCTGATAGCATTCGTCCTCGGCATCTTTGCCTATGCGGCGAGCCGGATCTTTGGGTATCCGGTGATCGGCGTCACAGACCTTGTACTGATCTCGGTTGTTACCGGCATACTTGCCGGGACGGTGGTGACCGGGATCACCCTGCTCATCGCCCTTGCAAGTTACCGCTACGGCCTTGACCTGGACATGATCGCCGCACCGACCGTCACCACCTTCGGGGATATCATAACCCTTCCCATCCTGATGATCTCGGCGGCCTTTGTCATGCTCCTTGACCCCCTAGCACGCCTGATTCTCGGTGGTGTAGCGGTTGGTCTCACGGTCGCTACCATAATCTACACCCTGCACCGGCCGGAAGGGATCGGGCCGATTGTCCGGGAAAATATCGGGCTGCTCATACCGCTGAGCGTCATCGGCACAATGGCGGGGCTGACCTACTCCTCCAGCCTCGATATACTGGTGACAACCGCAGCCTTCCTAATCCTGATCCCGCCATTCACGGGCATTCTCGGGTCGATCGGTGGCATCCTTGGATCACGCCTCTCGACCGGGATGCACACCGGTGAGATCAACCCAACGTTTATACCCGAAGGCAACGTTGCCCATCATTTTATTATTTCCTATCTCTATACTTTGATACTGCTTCCACTGCTGGCGCTCATTGCGCATGGCGCAGCGGTGCTTATGGGGTCAAATAGCCCCGGTCCAGGAATGCTGGTAATCATCAGCCTTGCGGCGGGTCTGATCGTCATGACACTGGTGATCGGCGTGGCGTACATCACCGCGAGTCTTTCATTCCGCTACGGTCTCGATCCCGACAACTTCGGGATTCCTGTCATCACGAGTCTGATTGACCTGATAGGTGCAGCAGCACTGGTAGCAATGATTGACCTGCTGCTGTAG